The Streptomyces avermitilis MA-4680 = NBRC 14893 genome contains a region encoding:
- a CDS encoding malate dehydrogenase, with translation MTRTPVNVTVTGAAGQIGYALLFRIASGQLLGADVPVKLRLLEITPALKAAEGTAMELDDCAFPLLQGIDITDDPNVAFDGTNVGLLVGARPRTKGMERGDLLSANGGIFKPQGKAINDNAADDVKILVVGNPANTNALIAQAAAPDVPAERFTAMTRLDHNRALTQLAKKTGSTVADIKRLTIWGNHSATQYPDIFHASVAGKNAAEVVNDEKWLAEDFIPTVAKRGAAIIEARGASSAASAANAAIDHVYTWVNGTADGDWTSMGIPSDGSYGVPEGLISSFPVTTKDGRYEIVQGLEINEFSRARIDASVKELEEEREAVRALGLI, from the coding sequence ATGACCCGCACTCCCGTGAACGTCACCGTCACCGGCGCGGCCGGCCAGATCGGTTACGCCCTGCTCTTCCGCATCGCCTCCGGCCAGCTGCTCGGCGCGGACGTGCCGGTCAAGCTGCGTCTCCTGGAGATCACCCCGGCGCTCAAGGCCGCCGAGGGCACGGCGATGGAGCTCGACGACTGCGCCTTCCCGCTCCTTCAGGGCATCGACATCACGGACGACCCGAACGTCGCCTTCGACGGCACCAACGTCGGTCTGCTCGTCGGCGCCCGCCCCCGCACCAAGGGCATGGAGCGCGGCGACCTGCTCTCCGCCAACGGCGGCATCTTCAAGCCGCAGGGCAAGGCCATCAACGACAACGCCGCGGACGACGTCAAGATCCTCGTCGTCGGCAACCCGGCGAACACCAACGCGCTCATCGCGCAGGCCGCCGCCCCGGACGTACCGGCCGAGCGCTTCACCGCGATGACCCGTCTGGACCACAACCGTGCGCTGACCCAGCTCGCGAAGAAGACGGGCAGCACGGTCGCCGACATCAAGCGTCTGACGATCTGGGGCAACCACTCCGCCACCCAGTACCCGGACATCTTCCACGCCTCGGTCGCCGGCAAGAACGCCGCCGAGGTCGTGAACGACGAGAAGTGGCTGGCCGAGGACTTCATCCCGACGGTCGCCAAGCGCGGCGCCGCGATCATCGAGGCCCGTGGCGCGTCCTCCGCCGCGTCGGCCGCCAACGCCGCCATCGACCACGTGTACACCTGGGTCAACGGCACCGCGGACGGCGACTGGACCTCCATGGGCATCCCGTCGGACGGTTCCTACGGCGTCCCGGAGGGCCTCATCTCCTCCTTCCCGGTCACCACCAAGGACGGCCGGTACGAGATCGTCCAGGGCCTGGAGATCAACGAGTTCTCCCGCGCCCGCATCGACGCCTCCGTCAAGGAGCTCGAGGAGGAGCGCGAGGCGGTCCGCGCCCTCGGCCTCATCTGA
- a CDS encoding DUF2690 domain-containing protein encodes MPRWKALPDELDPQVREFASQLRRLVDRSGLSIAAVADRTGYSKTSWERYLNGRLLAPKGAIVALAEVTGTNPIHLTTMWELAERAWSRSEMRHDMTMEAIRISQARAALGESGAPPAAGRNGKAARGATVLPGVAGPAGVSPTIPPQPTAPDVQDSSGEARRGALRGGSSGGSSGASAASSGGNSWGLAGYAGPAQADGRAPAAPTGRSGSPEKGGPRSPGGPGRTPEAAAHGAPGGQPPRDSGPPAVGSPDGARRKRRLTMFLAGVVGALVVIAAAVFLTNNGGDKDNETAPKSPAASASADPDLPAGVKCSGKSCTGKDPENMGCGGELAKTSNSVTVGTTLVEVRYSKTCGAAWARITRAVPGDEVTVASGASAKQTGTVEAAADTDAYTPMVAVKDAGEAKACVTLKAGQKGCTT; translated from the coding sequence ATGCCTCGTTGGAAGGCTTTGCCGGATGAACTCGATCCGCAGGTCAGGGAGTTCGCAAGCCAGTTGCGCAGGCTCGTCGACCGCAGCGGGCTGAGCATAGCCGCGGTGGCCGACCGCACGGGCTACAGCAAGACGTCCTGGGAGCGATACCTCAACGGCCGGCTGCTCGCGCCCAAGGGCGCCATCGTCGCCCTGGCCGAGGTCACCGGCACCAATCCCATTCATCTGACCACCATGTGGGAGCTGGCCGAGCGCGCCTGGAGCCGCTCGGAGATGCGCCACGACATGACGATGGAGGCGATCCGGATATCCCAGGCGCGCGCCGCGCTCGGGGAGTCCGGTGCCCCACCGGCGGCGGGCAGGAACGGCAAGGCGGCGCGCGGCGCCACGGTGCTGCCCGGCGTGGCGGGCCCGGCCGGCGTCTCGCCGACCATTCCGCCGCAGCCGACGGCCCCGGACGTCCAGGACTCGTCGGGCGAGGCCCGGCGGGGCGCCCTGCGGGGCGGCTCCTCCGGCGGCTCTTCCGGTGCCTCCGCCGCCTCCTCGGGAGGCAACTCGTGGGGGCTCGCCGGGTACGCGGGCCCGGCACAGGCCGACGGGCGCGCGCCCGCCGCTCCCACCGGGCGCTCGGGCTCGCCCGAGAAGGGGGGACCTCGGTCGCCCGGGGGGCCGGGCCGGACGCCGGAGGCCGCCGCTCACGGAGCGCCGGGCGGACAGCCGCCACGGGACTCCGGTCCCCCTGCGGTCGGCTCGCCCGACGGGGCGCGGCGCAAGCGGCGGCTGACGATGTTCCTCGCGGGCGTCGTCGGCGCACTCGTCGTGATCGCGGCGGCCGTCTTCCTCACGAACAACGGCGGCGACAAGGACAACGAGACCGCGCCGAAGTCACCCGCGGCCTCGGCCTCCGCCGACCCCGACCTGCCGGCGGGCGTGAAGTGCAGCGGCAAGAGCTGCACCGGCAAGGACCCGGAGAACATGGGCTGCGGTGGCGAGTTGGCCAAGACCTCCAACAGCGTCACCGTCGGCACGACCCTCGTCGAGGTCCGCTACAGCAAGACCTGCGGCGCGGCCTGGGCCCGTATCACCCGGGCCGTGCCGGGCGACGAGGTCACCGTGGCCTCGGGCGCGTCGGCGAAGCAGACCGGCACGGTCGAGGCGGCCGCGGACACCGACGCGTACACCCCGATGGTGGCCGTGAAGGACGCCGGCGAGGCGAAGGCCTGCGTGACCCTGAAGGCGGGCCAGAAGGGCTGCACCACCTGA
- a CDS encoding helix-turn-helix domain-containing protein, whose protein sequence is MGAWQPLPDDLPPEVRHFVEQLRLLKDRTGLSLVALGARTAYSKSSWQRYLNATQPPPRQAVAALCRVAGLAESEAERFGVRWELAVHAWPRPPAPAPAHAGGPTGGPTGEPMGGPAPGAYEDDPTLPWWDARDNVPEPRWSPTRLLAVAGVIAVALLLCVLIGAFALT, encoded by the coding sequence ATGGGTGCCTGGCAGCCGCTGCCGGACGATCTGCCGCCGGAGGTACGGCACTTCGTGGAGCAGCTGCGGCTCCTCAAGGACCGCACGGGATTGAGCCTGGTCGCGCTCGGCGCACGCACCGCCTACAGCAAGTCCTCCTGGCAGCGCTACCTCAACGCGACCCAGCCGCCGCCCCGGCAGGCGGTCGCCGCGCTGTGCCGGGTCGCGGGCCTCGCCGAAAGCGAGGCCGAACGCTTCGGCGTGCGATGGGAGTTGGCGGTCCACGCCTGGCCCCGCCCGCCGGCCCCCGCACCCGCTCACGCCGGCGGACCGACGGGCGGACCGACGGGCGAGCCGATGGGCGGACCGGCCCCCGGCGCGTACGAGGACGATCCGACGCTCCCTTGGTGGGACGCGCGCGACAACGTCCCCGAACCCCGCTGGTCCCCGACGCGGCTGCTCGCGGTCGCCGGCGTCATCGCCGTCGCCCTCCTGCTCTGCGTACTCATCGGCGCCTTCGCGCTGACGTGA
- a CDS encoding peptidoglycan-binding domain-containing protein — MRKHIRTAAVAAVLAAGTALGSIAAVGTALASEDTGFVDGKAGTHDDWNDEGTLAKDDTSNAVALWQTVLWADGAKWKAKNGTLKSFTQDDITGDFNSRTVSATKFWQAGNGLKQTGKADGASFSLADNNLGSANKKGLVIYDGVIDETVQFKRLTVAGVTQQVYFVKVDDEWVAAAY; from the coding sequence ATGCGCAAGCACATCCGCACGGCAGCGGTGGCGGCGGTTCTGGCCGCGGGCACGGCACTCGGGTCGATCGCGGCCGTCGGCACGGCCCTGGCCTCAGAGGACACGGGCTTCGTCGACGGCAAGGCCGGTACCCACGACGACTGGAACGACGAGGGGACCCTCGCCAAGGACGACACCAGCAACGCGGTCGCCCTGTGGCAGACGGTCCTGTGGGCCGACGGTGCCAAGTGGAAGGCCAAGAACGGGACGCTGAAGTCGTTCACCCAGGACGACATCACCGGCGACTTCAACAGCCGGACGGTCTCGGCGACGAAGTTCTGGCAGGCCGGCAACGGCCTCAAGCAGACCGGCAAGGCCGACGGAGCGTCGTTCTCGCTCGCGGACAACAACCTGGGCTCCGCGAACAAGAAGGGCCTCGTCATCTACGACGGCGTCATCGACGAGACCGTCCAGTTCAAGCGCCTGACCGTCGCGGGCGTCACCCAGCAGGTCTACTTCGTCAAGGTCGACGACGAGTGGGTCGCGGCCGCGTACTGA
- a CDS encoding helix-turn-helix domain-containing protein, with product MAERGMGEWAPLPADLGREARALAESCRLLKERTGLSLAALAERTHYSKSSWQRCLNGRQIPPRSALRFLAEAAGADPARLLGLREAVLRSGRGPLAPPGPRQPSDGRGPSHGRGEPAEAVPQEAMPQDASPASPAESGRTAREERRAGKSVPASAAPTAPLAAAVRRWRLIAAVLLALLLAVTGTALAVIGQGRTDCEPVTTNP from the coding sequence GTGGCGGAACGGGGCATGGGGGAGTGGGCGCCGCTGCCCGCGGACCTGGGGCGGGAGGCCCGCGCGCTGGCCGAGTCCTGCCGTCTCCTCAAGGAACGCACCGGACTCAGCCTGGCCGCTCTGGCGGAGCGGACCCACTATTCCAAGTCCTCCTGGCAGCGCTGTCTCAACGGCCGCCAGATACCGCCCCGTTCGGCCCTGCGGTTCCTCGCCGAGGCGGCCGGGGCCGACCCGGCCCGGCTGCTCGGCCTGCGTGAGGCGGTGCTGCGGTCCGGCCGGGGTCCCCTAGCGCCGCCCGGGCCCCGGCAGCCGTCGGACGGGCGTGGGCCGTCGCACGGGCGCGGGGAGCCCGCCGAGGCGGTGCCGCAGGAGGCGATGCCTCAGGACGCGTCACCGGCGTCACCGGCCGAGTCCGGCCGGACAGCGCGGGAGGAGCGGCGGGCCGGGAAGAGTGTCCCGGCGTCCGCCGCTCCCACGGCCCCGCTCGCGGCGGCGGTGCGCCGCTGGCGGCTGATCGCCGCCGTACTGCTGGCACTGCTCCTCGCCGTCACCGGCACGGCCCTGGCCGTCATCGGCCAGGGCCGCACCGACTGCGAGCCGGTCACGACGAATCCTTGA
- a CDS encoding DUF3017 domain-containing protein: MAEASGSPVERDANGGPVVLDAVSAPDADGKPRRTTRRFPSFTRDTARPEGGGRAASSDAPAPARQWPILTVLTAVGLGLLLTALDVVRFGTVLIGVALLAGAAMRWVLPDVGMLAVRSRFTDMVTYGVLGVAIVLLAMMAQPNPLLEIPFLDDTLHFTIRT, encoded by the coding sequence GTGGCGGAGGCGAGTGGTTCGCCGGTCGAGCGGGACGCGAATGGCGGGCCGGTCGTGCTGGACGCCGTCAGCGCTCCCGATGCCGACGGGAAGCCGCGGCGGACCACCCGCCGTTTCCCGTCCTTCACCCGGGACACCGCGCGGCCCGAGGGCGGTGGCCGCGCCGCGTCCTCGGACGCGCCCGCGCCCGCCCGCCAGTGGCCGATCCTCACCGTGCTGACCGCCGTCGGGCTCGGGCTGCTGCTCACCGCGCTGGACGTGGTCCGCTTCGGCACGGTCCTGATCGGCGTGGCGCTGCTCGCCGGCGCCGCGATGCGCTGGGTGCTGCCCGATGTGGGCATGCTCGCGGTCCGGTCGCGGTTCACGGACATGGTCACGTACGGCGTGCTGGGCGTCGCCATCGTGCTGCTCGCGATGATGGCTCAGCCGAACCCGTTGCTGGAGATCCCGTTCCTGGACGACACGCTGCACTTCACGATCCGTACGTAG
- a CDS encoding bifunctional methylenetetrahydrofolate dehydrogenase/methenyltetrahydrofolate cyclohydrolase, whose protein sequence is MTAQILDGKATAAAIKSDLTARVAALKEKGVTPGLGTILVGDDPGSQKYVAGKHRDCAQVGIASIQRELPATATQEEIEAAVRELNEDPACTGYIVQLPLPKGIDENRILELMDPDKDADGLHPMNLGRLVLNEPAPLPCTPNGVLTLLRRYGVEIKGAEVVVVGRGVTIGRPMPLLLTRRSENATVTQCHTGTRDLSSHLKRADIIVAAAGSAHLIRPEDVKPGAAVLDVGVSRSAEGKIVGDVHPGVAEVAGWISPNPGGVGPMTRAQLLVNVVEAAERSVG, encoded by the coding sequence ATGACCGCCCAGATTCTCGATGGCAAGGCCACCGCAGCCGCGATCAAGTCCGATCTGACCGCCCGCGTGGCGGCCCTCAAGGAAAAGGGTGTGACGCCCGGCCTCGGCACGATCCTCGTCGGGGACGACCCCGGCAGCCAGAAGTACGTCGCGGGCAAGCACCGCGACTGCGCCCAGGTCGGCATCGCCTCCATCCAGCGGGAGCTGCCCGCGACCGCCACGCAGGAGGAGATCGAGGCGGCCGTACGCGAGCTGAACGAGGACCCGGCCTGCACCGGCTACATCGTCCAGCTGCCGCTGCCCAAGGGCATCGACGAGAACCGCATCCTGGAGCTGATGGACCCGGACAAGGACGCGGACGGCCTGCACCCGATGAACCTCGGCCGCCTCGTCCTGAACGAGCCGGCCCCCCTGCCCTGCACCCCGAACGGCGTCCTCACCCTGCTCCGCCGCTACGGCGTGGAGATCAAGGGCGCGGAGGTCGTGGTCGTCGGCCGCGGCGTGACCATCGGGCGTCCGATGCCGTTGCTGCTGACGCGGCGCAGCGAGAACGCGACGGTCACGCAGTGCCACACCGGTACGCGCGACCTCTCCTCGCACCTCAAGCGCGCCGACATCATCGTCGCCGCGGCGGGTTCCGCGCACCTGATCCGGCCCGAGGACGTGAAGCCGGGCGCGGCCGTGCTCGACGTCGGTGTCTCGCGCAGCGCCGAGGGCAAGATCGTCGGCGATGTCCACCCCGGTGTCGCCGAGGTGGCCGGCTGGATCTCCCCGAACCCGGGCGGCGTCGGCCCGATGACCCGCGCCCAGCTGCTCGTCAATGTGGTCGAGGCGGCGGAGCGCAGTGTCGGCTGA
- a CDS encoding RDD family protein — translation MSFGAPDNPYGQPQNPQQGYGYPQQGQPPYPQAPGGIPQQGYGYPQQGQPGYGYPGGPGGPGPRVASMGRRLGARAIDGVAFFVIYFILGAIGVAGSIGAAQDCDPNAADYNTCINNASSDIAAKIGSMIAVLAIVGLLYEWLMTGLVGATLGKLAVGIRVVKADTGQKPGLGSSFIRWIIPLVGSLACGIGQVLVYLSPFWDKSGRQQGWHDKAAGTMVIQN, via the coding sequence ATGAGTTTCGGCGCGCCCGACAATCCGTACGGACAGCCGCAGAACCCCCAGCAGGGTTACGGCTACCCCCAGCAGGGCCAGCCGCCCTACCCGCAGGCGCCGGGAGGCATTCCGCAGCAGGGTTACGGCTACCCCCAGCAGGGCCAGCCCGGCTACGGCTACCCGGGCGGACCGGGCGGACCCGGCCCGCGCGTCGCCTCGATGGGCCGCCGCCTCGGCGCCCGCGCGATCGACGGCGTGGCCTTCTTCGTCATCTACTTCATCCTCGGCGCCATCGGCGTGGCCGGTTCCATCGGCGCCGCGCAGGACTGCGACCCGAACGCCGCGGACTACAACACCTGCATCAACAACGCGAGTTCGGACATCGCCGCCAAGATCGGCAGCATGATCGCCGTTCTCGCGATCGTCGGTCTGCTCTACGAGTGGCTGATGACCGGCCTGGTCGGCGCCACCCTCGGCAAGCTCGCTGTCGGCATCCGCGTGGTGAAGGCGGACACCGGCCAGAAGCCGGGCCTGGGCTCCTCGTTCATCCGCTGGATCATCCCGCTCGTCGGCAGCCTGGCCTGCGGTATCGGCCAGGTCCTGGTCTACCTGTCCCCCTTCTGGGACAAGTCGGGCCGCCAGCAGGGCTGGCACGACAAGGCCGCCGGCACGATGGTCATCCAGAACTGA
- the purH gene encoding bifunctional phosphoribosylaminoimidazolecarboxamide formyltransferase/IMP cyclohydrolase → MTAEGTQRPIRRALISVYDKTGLEDLARGLHEAGVELVSTGSTAAKIAAAGVPVTKVEELTGFPECLDGRVKTLHPKVHAGILADLRLDEHRRQLEELGVEPFQLVVVNLYPFRETVASGASPDECVEQIDIGGPSMVRAAAKNHPSVAVVTSPERYADVLSAVRGGGFDLTARKRLAAEAFRHTAAYDVAVASWFASSYAPVDESVFPDFLGATFERKSTLRYGENPHQPAALYVDGGGTGLAEAEQLHGKEMSYNNYTDTDAARRAAYDHAEPCVAIIKHANPCGIAIGADVAEAHRKAHACDPLSAFGGVIAVNRPVSKELAEQVAEIFTEVIVAPGYEDGALEALAKKKNIRVLRAQDAPANPAELKQIDGGALLQVTDRLQADGDDPANWTLATGEALSPAELDELAFAWRACRAVKSNAILLAKDGASVGVGMGQVNRVDSAKLAVERAGEERARGAFAASDAFFPFPDGLEILTAAGVRAVVQPGGSVRDELVVEAAKKAGVTMYFTGTRHFFH, encoded by the coding sequence GTGACCGCCGAGGGCACGCAGCGCCCGATCAGGCGCGCGCTCATCAGCGTCTACGACAAGACGGGGCTCGAAGACCTCGCCCGCGGCCTGCACGAGGCCGGTGTCGAGCTCGTCTCCACCGGCTCCACCGCCGCGAAGATCGCCGCGGCCGGCGTCCCGGTCACCAAGGTCGAGGAGCTGACCGGCTTCCCCGAGTGCCTGGACGGCCGCGTCAAGACGCTGCATCCCAAGGTCCACGCGGGCATCCTCGCCGACCTGCGGCTCGACGAGCACCGGCGTCAGCTCGAGGAACTGGGCGTGGAACCGTTCCAGCTCGTCGTCGTGAACCTCTACCCGTTCCGCGAGACCGTCGCCTCCGGCGCCTCCCCGGACGAGTGCGTCGAGCAGATCGACATCGGCGGCCCGTCCATGGTCCGTGCCGCCGCCAAGAACCACCCGTCCGTGGCCGTGGTCACCAGCCCCGAGCGGTACGCCGACGTCCTCTCCGCGGTCCGCGGCGGCGGCTTCGACCTCACCGCCCGCAAGCGGCTCGCCGCCGAGGCCTTCCGGCACACCGCGGCGTACGACGTCGCCGTCGCCTCCTGGTTCGCGTCCTCGTACGCCCCCGTCGACGAGTCCGTCTTCCCGGACTTCCTCGGTGCCACCTTCGAGCGCAAGAGCACCCTGCGCTACGGCGAGAACCCGCACCAGCCCGCCGCCCTCTACGTCGACGGCGGCGGCACCGGCCTCGCCGAGGCCGAGCAGCTGCACGGCAAGGAGATGTCGTACAACAACTACACGGACACGGACGCCGCGCGCCGTGCCGCGTACGACCACGCCGAGCCCTGCGTCGCGATCATCAAGCACGCCAACCCCTGCGGCATCGCGATCGGCGCGGACGTCGCCGAGGCGCACCGCAAGGCGCACGCCTGCGACCCGCTGTCCGCGTTCGGCGGTGTGATCGCGGTCAACCGCCCGGTGTCCAAGGAGCTGGCCGAGCAGGTCGCGGAGATCTTCACCGAGGTCATCGTCGCGCCCGGTTACGAGGACGGCGCGCTGGAGGCCCTCGCCAAGAAGAAGAACATCCGCGTGCTGCGGGCCCAGGACGCTCCGGCCAACCCGGCCGAGCTCAAGCAGATCGACGGCGGCGCGCTGCTCCAGGTCACCGACCGTCTCCAGGCCGACGGCGACGACCCGGCGAACTGGACCCTGGCCACCGGCGAGGCCCTGTCGCCCGCCGAGCTGGACGAGCTGGCCTTCGCCTGGCGAGCGTGCCGCGCGGTGAAGTCCAACGCGATCCTGCTCGCCAAGGACGGTGCCTCGGTGGGTGTCGGCATGGGTCAGGTCAACCGGGTCGACTCCGCGAAGCTGGCGGTCGAGCGGGCGGGCGAGGAGCGTGCCCGTGGTGCGTTCGCCGCGTCGGACGCGTTCTTCCCGTTCCCCGACGGCCTGGAGATCCTCACCGCGGCGGGCGTCAGGGCCGTGGTCCAGCCCGGCGGTTCGGTCCGTGACGAACTGGTCGTGGAGGCCGCGAAGAAGGCGGGCGTGACGATGTACTTCACGGGCACGCGCCACTTCTTCCACTAG
- the purN gene encoding phosphoribosylglycinamide formyltransferase, whose translation MAAKPVAKRLVVLVSGSGTNLQALLDAIEAQGIEAYGAEIVAVGADRDGIEGLARAERAALPTFVRRVKDYDTRDEWDAALTEAVAAYEPDLVVSAGFMKIVGKEFLARFGGRFVNTHPALLPSFPGAHGVREALAYGVKVTGCTVHFVDDGVDTGPIIAQGVVEIRDEDDESALHERIKEVERRLLVEVVGRLARNGHRIEGRKVVIP comes from the coding sequence GTGGCCGCCAAGCCCGTGGCCAAGCGCCTCGTCGTGCTGGTTTCCGGATCCGGTACGAATCTGCAGGCTCTCCTCGACGCCATCGAGGCCCAGGGCATCGAGGCCTACGGGGCGGAGATCGTCGCCGTCGGCGCCGACCGCGACGGCATCGAAGGCCTCGCCCGCGCCGAGCGTGCGGCCCTGCCGACCTTCGTCCGCCGGGTGAAGGACTACGACACCCGTGACGAGTGGGACGCGGCGCTGACCGAGGCCGTCGCCGCGTACGAACCCGATCTCGTCGTCTCCGCCGGGTTCATGAAGATCGTGGGGAAGGAATTCCTCGCCAGGTTCGGCGGTCGGTTCGTGAACACGCACCCCGCCCTGCTGCCCAGTTTTCCCGGGGCCCACGGCGTGCGCGAGGCACTCGCGTACGGCGTGAAGGTCACCGGATGCACCGTCCACTTCGTCGACGACGGTGTCGACACCGGACCGATCATCGCTCAGGGCGTGGTGGAGATCCGGGACGAGGACGACGAGAGCGCTCTGCACGAGCGCATCAAGGAAGTCGAGCGAAGGCTGCTCGTCGAGGTCGTGGGGCGGCTCGCCCGCAACGGCCATCGCATTGAGGGACGAAAGGTAGTTATCCCGTGA
- a CDS encoding DUF6350 family protein, with protein MTGPLATGTPPALLPPFPLLAAVPEAAGPWGWVAGVVPFAAGVTVGWFTAGAAVADGKARWSRARTAAVAGVASAAVRGRSLDTGTRWRAGRSGVRTLARFGPVGWQVGGATVGWKALVGVPVAVGAWGWRLSGRGPGDGGR; from the coding sequence ATGACCGGGCCGCTGGCCACCGGGACTCCGCCGGCGCTGCTGCCGCCGTTTCCGCTGCTGGCGGCGGTGCCTGAGGCTGCGGGGCCGTGGGGCTGGGTGGCGGGGGTGGTGCCGTTTGCGGCGGGGGTGACGGTGGGGTGGTTCACGGCGGGAGCGGCCGTGGCGGACGGGAAGGCGCGCTGGTCGCGGGCGCGGACAGCGGCGGTGGCCGGGGTGGCCAGCGCTGCTGTGCGGGGCCGTTCTCTGGATACTGGCACGCGCTGGCGGGCGGGCCGCTCAGGGGTGCGCACGCTGGCCCGGTTCGGGCCGGTGGGGTGGCAGGTGGGCGGTGCCACGGTCGGGTGGAAGGCGCTGGTGGGGGTGCCGGTGGCGGTGGGGGCGTGGGGGTGGCGCCTGAGCGGGCGGGGACCGGGGGACGGCGGGAGGTGA
- a CDS encoding DUF6350 family protein: MTDHRTPLSPLLTRLPDRSPGLAASLLGGALAAVLGLGSFAVLVTVLWISSPYPDSGPGGALHIGAALWLLAHGVELVRTDTLAGAARPVGVTPLLLLALPVWLVFRAGRDAVDVDEEGDMPPVAARTALSGVVAGYVVVGVAAGVYASGGALRPSWLWTAGCLPLLAVTAAGAGVWTAYGRPRGPLPPLARRALNALPGGVRRFVTADARGWTRASLRAGLAGVAVLVGGGALLVGVSLVWHGGPAQDSFLRLTEGWSGRFAVLLLALVLVPNAAVLGGRVRAGARVRTGGRAYDRAAGHRDSAGAAAAVSAAGGGA; this comes from the coding sequence TTGACCGATCACCGAACGCCGTTGTCGCCCCTGCTCACCCGGTTGCCCGACCGATCGCCCGGACTGGCCGCCAGCCTCCTGGGTGGTGCGCTTGCGGCGGTCCTGGGACTCGGCTCGTTCGCGGTGCTGGTGACGGTGCTGTGGATCAGTTCCCCCTACCCGGACAGCGGGCCCGGTGGGGCGCTGCACATCGGCGCCGCGCTGTGGCTGCTCGCACACGGTGTCGAACTCGTCCGCACCGACACGCTGGCCGGCGCGGCCCGCCCGGTCGGCGTCACCCCGCTGCTGCTGCTGGCGCTGCCGGTGTGGCTGGTGTTCCGGGCGGGGCGGGACGCCGTCGATGTGGACGAGGAAGGTGACATGCCGCCGGTGGCCGCGCGTACGGCCCTGTCCGGGGTGGTGGCGGGCTATGTGGTGGTGGGCGTGGCGGCCGGGGTGTACGCCTCGGGCGGCGCGCTGCGGCCCTCGTGGCTGTGGACCGCCGGGTGTCTGCCGCTGCTCGCCGTGACCGCGGCCGGGGCGGGGGTGTGGACGGCGTACGGGCGCCCGCGCGGGCCCTTGCCGCCGCTCGCGCGCCGGGCGCTGAACGCGCTGCCCGGGGGCGTACGGCGTTTTGTCACCGCCGATGCCCGGGGGTGGACGCGGGCCTCCCTGCGGGCGGGACTGGCCGGGGTGGCGGTGCTCGTCGGGGGTGGGGCGCTGCTGGTGGGGGTGTCGCTGGTGTGGCACGGGGGGCCGGCTCAGGACTCGTTCCTGCGGCTCACGGAGGGGTGGTCGGGGCGGTTCGCGGTACTGCTGCTGGCGTTGGTGCTGGTGCCGAACGCGGCGGTGCTGGGGGGCCGCGTACGGGCTGGGGCCCGGGTTCGAACTGGGGGCCGGGCATATGACCGGGCCGCTGGCCACCGGGACTCCGCCGGCGCTGCTGCCGCCGTTTCCGCTGCTGGCGGCGGTGCCTGA